In Lolium rigidum isolate FL_2022 chromosome 3, APGP_CSIRO_Lrig_0.1, whole genome shotgun sequence, the genomic window AACCACTCCACCATTCATTCCACTTGTACACAAGAGGAACATTCACACATGTAGGATTAGGGTTGAGACTCTATTCGTACTTGGTTTGTATTTTTGGATTTGATCTTCCTTATTATggcttgctacggtaatatcGAGATGAAAATTATTTACTTCATGATTATATCATTGGGTTCTCCCTTTACCATGTGCGAGTAACCCATATGCTTGGGAGATGTAGGGGATTGGAGATATGTGACATGCTTCTTTACTTTTCCATCTAATTATGGTTATGATTATTATAATACTAGCTATGTTTGTGTAATGCTTATTGTCTAATTAAGGGCTCGGGGACTCAAAACTCCCAATTTTTTAATGCCATTGTCATAATGGGTAAGGTGGTCCTCCATGGCGATCTAGGGTTTTGGCCCTTCCCCACATCGGCGTCGGCTGGCGTCGGCCTCCAACTGCTTCCTCCCTTCACTAGCAGTTGATATGCATGGCTGATGGCCTGCAAAAACACAGGGTCATTCGTGCATATTTTCGTGGAAGTATTATTCCGGTTCTTATATCGTATCCCAACAAGGAGCCCAGGAGGATATTTATTTGCGGTGTTCCTGTCAcacccaaggtgtcacaagtcttaggtgaATTGAGTGCAAGAACTGAAATGGAAAATGGTGAGTGTAAATGATAGGATTTTGGAGTATtgataatgcaataaagtaaagtgcataaaaataaataactaaTAATAAATAAACGGGTTTTTGCAGATGGAAAGGTAGGCGCGGGGTGATTCAGTTCATGGCGATAGTGAATGTGACTCGTGGAATAAAAGTGATAAGTGAATATGATTCTTCCTATTTATATACGAGAAGACAAGCAACCCATAAGAGAGAAAGACTTCTCTCGGTAGATTTCATCTTCCTCCAATAATCCTCCTTCTGCATGTTACCAGCGCATATATTATAAGGTGGTTAAACCGGAGTAAAGCTTTAAGCTTGGTGGTTTCTTGTGATTCCTCGAGTATTGCTAGATCCGCGCCGCCAAGGGTGCTGGAGCTGCACCGCACGAGATCGTGGAGGGCAGCACCGGCCACCGCTCGAGCCCAGCTCCCCGCCGCCATGGCAAGATGCCGTGCCCAAGCATGTCGCGCCACCGAAACCACCTTCCCGGGGATGCCGCCCCGATGTCCGCACCAGATCCGTCCGCGCTGCCCGCAACCAGCCCTGCAGCTCCCGCAACCAGCCCTGCAGCTCGCGCCGCCAACGGCCAGAAGACGCTGTAGCGCCAAACGCCTGCCCTGGCGCCGCGACGATAGAGGAAATCCCCACCGCCGCGCACCGCTGCACGGGCTTTGGGCGTCTAGGGTTTCCGTCGCTCGAGTCGCCCGTACGACATGGGGCTGTTTTCTGGATGTTTCCCcctccttttatttagcattTTGTAGATGTGTTAGTTTTCTCAGTTAGCCCATTATACTCGTTGTATGCATTGTTCTCTTTACCAAAATAAATTAGATTTTGGCCTTGCACATTGCTGCAGACAGGGGCATGACCAAGGTGCACATTGAGACAGACTCGACCATGTTGGCCGAAGCGCTTCACTCGCCCAAGTTCGGCCGTACGGCGGCTGGAGTCATCTTCAAAGATATTAGAGCTTTTATGCGTTTATAAATTTTCTCTCTTGTGCATGTAGTTTTAGTCCCAGGACCTGTAACTAGCTGATGTAAGTCTGTTTCgttccagttcaaaaaaaaaaaaagatttaaaCAGATATAAAGAAACTGTCActtcaagaaaagaaaaatactGTTGTGGAACCAGAAAAGAGTCATGCATAGATTGCATCGAATAGTTGCAGGGATATTTGACATAATCAATTCCATTCACTTGCGAAATGGATAGTACGATTTCTTAAGTGTAAACGAACAGGCATAAATAAGTGCTTACATAAAGTCAAATGGGTCCATCTCAAGCTAAATGCTCACGTTCTGCTAGGCACATGTCTTGGCAATTGGAAACAGCAAGCAGCTTGGGTGCATAACTTGGTATTGAAAGGCTTCCCTGGTGGCAAACTATGTAGTCAAAAGAAAGCTCCGAGCTACTTTAGTTGCGCTCTAAATCTTTCTGCGGTACTAGCATCTATGATGTCAGTGCTGCCATTGTATGGCCCCATGATCGACTCCATGAAACAATCTACTTCCTCATCAGTGGCCATGTTTGCTCCAAACTCAAACTTAGGTGGTTCCATGAGTCTCGCCACAACACTTGGATCATCAAGGCCCTAACAACAACAAATACACAAACATGAACGATCAACCAAGTAACCCACATCATGTTACTAAAAATGGTAATGTACCACACAAGATATGTCTTTTACCTCGAACAATCTTCTTACCCTTGCCTCCTCAGCTTTCCACTGTCAAACACGAACATTCAATTAATAATGAATACAGCAACGTAAAATGTCAAATGCTAGATTGCCGGGAAAAAAACCATAATACTTACATCATCCATAGTCTTCGCGGTGTCGATATTAGGTCCACGACATCCGTCACCAATGTGAAAAAACTTAAAATCCTTAGAGTGACCACCGTTGTATGCATCAGCATTTGGGTGCTTCATATCACTTCCACAACCGTAGCATTGACCTTTGTTTACAGAAAGAGGGAGATGAGGGCCTTTAAATAATGACAGTGAATTAACTGAAGGTAATAAAAGAGACACGTGACACATGGATGTGCGTGAACCAGTTTGAGAGATAATGAATACAAAGCTCAAGGATAATGGATCAGATGACATAAGGCACAAACAAATAGGTCGATTCAGATACTGTATACTAAGTCCAGAAAGACTATAACAGATAAGTTGTTAGTTAATGCAAATAATAAACAGTATTTCAGTAATCCTTATGATAAGAGAACAGAATACCATTATCAAAAGTATCAACCCTGCAGATACAGCTGACTACCAATTTTCCGTCTTCTCCTGGCATATGTGTGACTTCCGCAAAGAATAGATTGTCAGTTGTCTTTGCTCCTTTCGTCTTCGTAGTGAAATTGGTATGATAGTAGCAACGGTCGCCCTCATATATTACTTCGGAGCACACAACATCTTTAAGTTCAAATGGAATATCCTTAAATAACAACAATGGATCCCATCAGCAATTAGTTATTGGATGAACGGATAAAAGTAGGACGCGGCGGCGGGGAGACAGCAAACCTCAAAATGAAGAGGATCCTCATTATACTTGTCCACCAAAGCTTGAACCAACTGGAGCATCTTGCAACGGCTTTTATCAATTTGTTCTGATATCACATGCATCTTCTTTGAGCCATCAGGCCAGTAAAGACAGGCTCGTATACCCCTCTCCACACTAGCCTTACCCACTTCATAGAACTCATGTTGCTCCTTCCGCCTAGTTTGGATCAGAGCATTCTTCATGATTAATATATTTTACTTTCACAATAGTGGAGACCAATACTAAGTACACTTTAGTGTCATCACTCAGAAACAGGGCTAGATAGAAATAGTTTAAATTTGCATGTACcattgtttgatatggatcaaacCGCTCGCACGTGACTTCTGACATAGCTCATGGCAGTAATCAGCAAAAACAAAACAAGCCTTCATACAAAGTGGTAGCGTAGCGTCCATATTAATTTATGCACTACTTCAACAGCTCTCTCACAAATATAGAGTTAAAACCATCTTATCAACACTAAGTGGTCACAAAACAAGAATTTATAAATTAAGGTCAAAAAGTGTCtttagcacatgagcaccagtgctcctggtgcTATAAAGTCATATTATTTGTattccaaaaaaattgaaattaaataCCTACATACGTATAAACATTCCAAAGATACGGTAGAAATTTcggagaaaaatatgttatattttgagctatataaaaaagacaaatttctgacaaatatacgtCTCTATACGTAgccataaatttgtttttttcctgtagctcaaaatacaatgcaatttctaccAAAACTTCTCACGAGTATTCGGAACATTTATATGTATTCatagaataaatgtgatgattttttgaaacacggatatataatttttttaatattcaaaaaactgagagcactggtgcccatgtgcaccaaatgctTACTCAATTAAGGTAGGctaatattttcttttatttttgtaaaACATGCGAAATATCTACTATCTAACTTGGGGTTGTTTGTTCTTGTCCTCATTCATGCTGTGAAAACTGTGGTTATCTCTGTGCCCCAAATCATAGAGGGCAGAAGCATTTGGCACTTGTTTAACTCTAATCAATTGCATGTATGTACCCAAAATAGGAGAAATAAGCAGATGAAAACATAGACAAAAAGAGTTGAGAAACTTTACATCATTGGATCCTGCCGGTCATGAAGATAGCGATCAATGGCATTGCTAGCTTCCTCTAAGCTGTTAAATGGTCCGCCCACCTTAGGATATGTGCAGAAATATCCCCGAAGATCAATCCTGGTGTAAAATGTGAGCCCCCAATCGTGCTGTTCCCGGACCCAAATGGTGTCCCGCTGAGCATCATGCAAGTTTTGATGCAACGTTTGTCCAGATGCAGGCCCACCCACACTTTTCTCAGACCTGAAGTGGAACAAGCAGGCTGGATGAGCACCAATCTTAGGCGGTGAATGGATGATCAATATTACCATCATAACACAACCAAAATCAATAAGAAAATATTATTAATATTTTCCTTTTCTGTGCTTCCTACAACAAAGAAGGCAATAAGAGGGCAGAAATACAGCTGAAAATCCAAATTGATTGGTTAGGTGCCACCTTTTGCATTGCCAATGTTGATGCAAGCCAGAATTTGGCAAGTCTGGTTTGCTACCAACATGACACAAGTCTGCCAAGTTTTAtaggcatttcaaaatatagggatcaAACCAATTGGGCACCAATTTTTATTGGCTTGCCACAAAACACAGGGAATGAAATTGGCACCCAAACCAACCATGCCATAAATATCCCTCTACAGAAATCCTCATTATACTTGTCCACCCAACAATCCAAGCAATGCCCATTGATAAACAACACAATTTGATGCTGTGTTTGTGCAGATGCATTCTGGATCAGAAGCTCCTTGTCAAACCTGGAGTGAAACAAGCAGGCTGAATAACCAGAACAACAATTTATCTCATGTTAGGAGATGAATGATCCCTATCATCATCGTGCTATGGTCTGCTTGATAGACAATACATAACTTACTTTTTGTGCGATGCATATGAACACTTTTTTTTAGATAAGACGCTACGACTACGGAAACTGTTAGGTATCATACATCGGCAAGTTCCGACATGAATCCGACTGGAGGGGGCAAATGAGCCCTACCTATCTCTATCGATTTTAGGCCAAACTATTTGATTTCGACTAGATCAGAAACCGAAAGCGAAAGATAAAGGAAAGATGGAGAGGCCGCGGCGGAGGTTGTCATACTTGTCCAGCAAGCAGGAGGCCTCCGACAGATAAGGAggtaggtccggcggcaggtcgcGGCGACTCGTGGCGGAGCTTGAGCTGGTGACTTCTCTCTTGCATTTGCCCCGGATTTTTCCGACGCGCCGTGCCATAATTCGACGACCGACGCCATACACGGTCACCTCCTGCTGTCTCCGGGGGCGTCGGGCCCCCGTGCTAAGAGTGCTGTCGGTGGCCATGGGGTTGGCCGTTGGCGGGGAGgaagaaggggattagggtttctctggtGATTTCCCGGGAAGTGGAGGGGGGAATCGATATGAAAAAGGATCGACTTTGACAGAGGTCGATACACACCACACCAGGGTGTCCAGGCCTCCTGGCCCAGGGTAAAAAGGCTGAAAGACCCACTCGTTAGAATACACGCCTTTGATAGGCCCAAGTGGGAGGTGCTATATGCCGACCGGGTAGGCAGGTACCGGGTGCCGCACACCCCACTGACCCGGCGGCTGTTAATGGGCCGCAGCCCATTAAgtaaatttattttttattttttcctttttatatttacaGTTTTAGTTCTAAAAACTAACGTTTTTCAGTTTACTAGACTATTAAGGTGCGCTTTGCTGCGCCCGTCCACTATGAGGATATGCAGAAAAAATATTTAATAAAGTGAAGCTGTAAAAACATATGATAAAATTTAAACCTTTTGAGATACAACGTTTTaaatagatctcctctatctttttcttaaatatgagcaagaatcgtaGAGGGATTAGAGGGAGCGAagcttctcaaggtcaacaatcgaGTAGAGAAAGAGTAGGAGAAGCAACCAACTCAATGGGCAAGAAGGGGGCTATATATGACCTCCAAAATGGAATATAACCGTTGAAAACGCACCCAAAACAATCCCCTGTCGGACCTTCCAGGCTTGGCCGGACCACTCTGGTCGGTCGGACTCGTCCGACCAAGGCTGGACCATTCCAGGCATAATCACCCGGGATCCTGGGCGGACTAAGGCTGGCCCGTGGCCGGACCACTCTGGCCGGCAGCGCACCCCACAACGAAAACGTCGTCATTTTCACATCGAACTCCgaatttgatgatcttgggctcgttagaATCACAACAAAAAGCTCTACAAAATCATTCAGGGAAATATCATAGTCCAACCATGGAGCACAAGATCAAATGGGGAAAGGTTTAACCTATCTAAAACAGATAAATCGGTAACACCTCCAAtagggaaaatgcaacaacttgagttaggaaactcagatttaagtgaaaccaattttgttggaaagaggatgaAATAAGGTAGACCACaaggagataaaatattaatgaaaTGTGGGATATATTTTTCAGgaatttagaggtgaaacctcAAAATACAacgaaccgagaaaaactccaatatcgaaaacgcaacaagtatttcatgcggaatctgttttcgatgaactagagcttatcatgagaataagcacaagctctaaaacaccatatggataatataaaaataacaaccaagaaacatgatgcaaggatgtaaaggtttgagctctctccgaatgaaacgatcaagttactcactcgagagccccttgatagtgcGGCAACTaatctataacccggtctcccaactaaatcACGAGACTGGTAAGAaaaaaaccctatcaagagcaaaccttaaccttgcgcatttcacttgagctcgatgatgacgatcttaaccgcaacaagatgaaacgTCGTTCTTGATTGCGCTTGCTTGATGAAGATGaggtcttgcggattgctccccatactccaccatggatgagcttcttcttcggtgtaatttcacatatccatgaacacatatgaatggaaagcttcaagcattTGATCTCTCCGAGTTGACCCATCTTGAACTTACACCTCATTTCttcgtattgcaaccttgaagccaactcaTGGTTCAAGCATTGTCTATGGACAATTTCTACACAtatgactcaatgcaaacattagtccatagggattatcattaattaccaaaaccacacatgggggctctatgcactttcagTAGCACTCATAAAAGTGTGAACTTTGGGATACattgttgtctccgcgtcaccttggttatttctataccagagctatttacttatgcactttattttatgataagcttcgtgcttgaagttatatatcttactATCATATACTTGCTTGTCTTGCtaacataagttgttggtgcacataggtaaaccctagttatataggttttgtgcttgacaaattaaacgctagttttattccgcattttttaagtcatattcgtaaaagttttaaacaacCTATTCACCCCTCCCTCTAGGTGGCATATGTGTCCTTTCAACTGCTATCCATGTCTACGAGCAAAAAAATCATTAGAAATCAGCGCCGGCAAGGGACGCAAGAACCACGGTCGGCGGCACCTACCAAACAAATGGCCGAACACCTTCCGTGCGCGGTGGACACACGGAGTAGCTGCCGGGTTCGGGGCTAAGTCGGTGAACAACCAACTGTGCCGATGGATAGCTAGGCAGTGGGCCGTCGCTCTGGATTCCGACGCAGGAGAAATATTCTATCCGAATGGTCGGCTATTTGAGAGGTTTTGGAAGGGGTGAGAGGGTGGGAGAGAAGGCGTGTCGCGAAAGAAAGGCGGGAGGCAAATGCGtcgtattgggccgcgccagaCTGAATGGGCCTATAGGTGCGAGGTTGGGTGTGGTCAATTGCCCGACAAGCCCCAAGTTGCTTCGGGAAACGATTTGaaaaacgcgactggagatgctgtgATGATTTCACGAACACGTAGGCATGGAGTCCCTCTTCTATTTATGTCGCTATCATTACGAATAATGTCCTCGGTAAAAACAATGACAAGATCGAGAGATGAAACATTGTGTTGCCCAGTGCTCTAGATTccattctactccctccgtttaaaaAAAGTTGCTTAACTTTATCattcgtatctagacaaagttcatccatatctagataaaattaagCAGTTTTTTTAGGACAGAGTTAAGTTAGGCTTTTTTTGAGATGGAGAGAGTACATGTTTTCAGCTAGACACCATCTTCTTAGGGGTTGGGATTTCCAACAATTGATTGGTCAACGTAGAACTAGCTAGCTTGGTTATTTTTGTGATAATAGGATTGTATTTTTGTGATAATTGTATTTCTCATAAACTTACTGATGattattttagtttaataatatgttAAAATCGTATAGTAAAAAAT contains:
- the LOC124702319 gene encoding uncharacterized protein LOC124702319 isoform X1, which codes for MATDSTLSTGARRPRRQQEVTVYGVGRRIMARRVGKIRGKCKREVTSSSSATSRRDLPPDLPPYLSEASCLLDKFDKELLIQNASAQTQHQIVLFINGHCLDCWVDKYNEDFCRGIFMAWSEKSVGGPASGQTLHQNLHDAQRDTIWVREQHDWGLTFYTRIDLRGYFCTYPKVGGPFNSLEEASNAIDRYLHDRQDPMMRKEQHEFYEVGKASVERGIRACLYWPDGSKKMHVISEQIDKSRCKMLQLVQALVDKYNEDPLHFEDIPFELKDVVCSEVIYEGDRCYYHTNFTTKTKGAKTTDNLFFAEVTHMPGEDGKLVVSCICRVDTFDNGQCYGCGSDMKHPNADAYNGGHSKDFKFFHIGDGCRGPNIDTAKTMDDWKAEEARVRRLFEGLDDPSVVARLMEPPKFEFGANMATDEEVDCFMESIMGPYNGSTDIIDASTAERFRAQLK
- the LOC124702319 gene encoding uncharacterized protein LOC124702319 isoform X2, which encodes MATDSTLSTGARRPRRQQEVTVYGVGRRIMARRVGKIRGKCKREVTSSSSATSRRDLPPDLPPYLSEASCLLDKSEKSVGGPASGQTLHQNLHDAQRDTIWVREQHDWGLTFYTRIDLRGYFCTYPKVGGPFNSLEEASNAIDRYLHDRQDPMMRKEQHEFYEVGKASVERGIRACLYWPDGSKKMHVISEQIDKSRCKMLQLVQALVDKYNEDPLHFEDIPFELKDVVCSEVIYEGDRCYYHTNFTTKTKGAKTTDNLFFAEVTHMPGEDGKLVVSCICRVDTFDNGQCYGCGSDMKHPNADAYNGGHSKDFKFFHIGDGCRGPNIDTAKTMDDWKAEEARVRRLFEGLDDPSVVARLMEPPKFEFGANMATDEEVDCFMESIMGPYNGSTDIIDASTAERFRAQLK